The following coding sequences lie in one Fundulus heteroclitus isolate FHET01 chromosome 20, MU-UCD_Fhet_4.1, whole genome shotgun sequence genomic window:
- the LOC105927092 gene encoding transmembrane protein 88 gives MCGVDVDLDDEGSAEEEKEEEFWVGDAVNILPPPVAHSDGSAWGSRRGSCGFVACGAALLLWNLCVVSASALLLAVVFSVVLLPAALLLYVGFLCHSRVLDSPSAICRYLDDNSCSALIILGFVMMSPLVVVAAAVFCGLLRKFRLLLFIQPISRARYRGRLLDWVGDVHAWV, from the exons ATGTGCGGTGTGGATGTGGACCTGGATGATGAAGGCTCagctgaggaggagaaggaggaggagttCTGGGTCGGGGATGCGGTGAACATCCTGCCGCCACCCGTGGCCCACAGCGACGGCAGCGCGTGGGGCAGCCGGCGGGGCTCGTGTGGCTTTGTGGCCTGCGGGGCGGCCCTCCTGCTCTGGAACCTGTGCGTGGTCTCAGCCAGTGCTCTGCTGCTGGCTGTGGTCTTCTCTGTGGTGCTGCTGCCTGCAGCCCTGCTGCTCTACGTTGGTTTCCTCTGCCACTCCAGG GTCCTCGATTCTCCCTCAGCTATCTGCCGCTACCTCGATGACAACAGCTGCTCCGCCCTCATCATCCTGGGCTTTGTGATGATGTCGCCCCTCGTAGTGGTGGCAGCGGCGGTCTTCTGTGGGCTCCTGAGAAAGTTTCGCCTCCTTCTGTTCATTCAGCCGATCTCCAGGGCCCGGTACAGAGGGAGGCTGCTCGACTGGGTGGGCGACGTCCACGCCTGGGTGTGA